The sequence below is a genomic window from Lentimicrobium saccharophilum.
GATAAAAAACAACCCTTTAAGCCAAAACGCTAAATCTATAATTTCCTGCCGCTGTTCCGCAAATTACCGGAAAAACTCCTGCCACTTTCCTCACAGGCTAAAGTAAAATAAAAAATGATTCCACACAAGCGGCATAATATATATGGCTGCCAAAACAGTGGTTGCAAACAAATCTGCACCATGAAGGCTGCTTATACAAGCCAGCATTTAACCGGACAATTTGCGCTGAAAGAATGTGAATGGCTCCTCTATCAGTTTTCCGGAGCTTCCAGAATCTGTTTTAGTCTGGTCAGGCCGTTTTCAAAGTCAGGAGCCAGCATACCTTCCATATTCATAAAGAGCAACATCAGGTTCATGGGATAATTCATCCTGCCGCTGAAGCCCCATTTAACAAGCGTTGTATGCTCTCCTGTACTTTCACAGATCATGTATGTGTAGGCAGTGCTTTCAAACGGCTCTTTAAATCTCAACTCATAATCTATCCGGTCACCTTCAGTTATTCCTGTGATTTCCTGCTCACCTTTACCAACCCGTTTATCATCACTTTCCCACGCTGATACAAAGCCAACGGTTCCGTCTGCACCGCTGAATTCTTTCTTCATATCAGGGTCAATTTGCGACCATACGCTGTAATTGTCCTGATTTTTCAGGTATCTGACATAATCAAAAACTTCCGGTTTTGGTTTATTTACAGTAATTTCACGTTCAAGCGAATACTCTTTTTTAACAAAAGCCGCCACAATCAGCATCAGGGCAACCAATGCAAGAATCAACAGAAGAATACGTTTCAGGGTTT
It includes:
- a CDS encoding SRPBCC family protein; protein product: MKTLKRILLLILALVALMLIVAAFVKKEYSLEREITVNKPKPEVFDYVRYLKNQDNYSVWSQIDPDMKKEFSGADGTVGFVSAWESDDKRVGKGEQEITGITEGDRIDYELRFKEPFESTAYTYMICESTGEHTTLVKWGFSGRMNYPMNLMLLFMNMEGMLAPDFENGLTRLKQILEAPEN